Proteins encoded by one window of Anguilla rostrata isolate EN2019 chromosome 9, ASM1855537v3, whole genome shotgun sequence:
- the ripply3 gene encoding protein ripply3, whose protein sequence is MLPLNVDMKPAAHKAQSNQSFRTTGSPVNLGETERYPVMWRPWVLRHREAGKRQEKSEAGGMESFNTQMPKGALGFQHPVRLCMPKSRTQEYLSHLGQKVLASFPIQATLHFYNDDSSSEEEEEGEKEAEECDMEETRLPAVHVEKTFQVCSCSAERLRDSCDLCSVFSF, encoded by the exons ATGCTCCCACTAAATGTGGATATGAAACCTGCAGCACACAAAGCTCAGTCTAATCAAAGTTTCCGAACTACAGGAAGCCCCGTCAACCTTGGCGAAACAGAAAG ATATCCTGTCATGTGGAGGCCATGGGTTCTGAGGCACAGAGAAGCTGGAAAACGGCAAGAAAAA TCTGAAGCAGGTGGGATGGAATCATTCAATACACAGATGCCTAAAGGTGCCCTGGGATTTCAACATCCTGTCAG GCTCTGCATGCCAAAATCCAGGACGCAGGAGTACCTGTCTCATCTGGGACAAAAGGTTCTTGCCAGTTTCCCTATTCAGGCTACCCTCCACTTCTACAACGATGACTCTAGctctgaagaggaggaggagggggagaaagaggcagaggaaTGTGATATGGAGGAAACACGACTTCCTGCGGTCCATGTGGAGAAAACTTTTCAAGTGTGTTCATGCAGTGCTGAACGCTTGAGAGACAGCTGTGACCTCTGCTCAGTCTTttcattttag